From Nonlabens sp. Ci31, the proteins below share one genomic window:
- a CDS encoding DEAD/DEAH box helicase, with protein sequence MSFEKLGLDPALLKSLADQQLLEPTPIQEQAIPVILEGKDVLGIAKTGSGKTASYALPLLQNLKGIESKNRHISALIMVPTRELAVQVSDVVKTFSKALDKPLITMPVYGGVSINPQMMKMNTVDVLVATPGRLIELIEANAVVLKDCKILVLDEADKMLSMGFKEEMDAVLYHLPRKKQNLLFSATLSREVKNIEEGLLKDPVVIEIEEEKQDYSLIKQLGYRVTEEKKGVLLRHLIEEHQMQQVLIFCSSTYQVEHVNDKLNNNGIKSKAIHGKKAQGVRNTNLADFKNSAETGVRCLVTTDLLSRGIDIEFLPYVINYELPRSPKDYIHRIGRTGRAENPGTAISLVTKEEANHMRVIQKKTNLKVWMEDLPEWNS encoded by the coding sequence ATGTCATTTGAAAAATTAGGACTTGATCCTGCACTCTTAAAGTCCCTTGCCGATCAACAATTACTGGAGCCTACTCCTATACAGGAACAGGCTATCCCTGTTATTTTGGAAGGAAAAGACGTGTTAGGAATTGCCAAAACTGGTTCTGGAAAAACAGCCAGTTATGCGCTTCCTTTACTTCAAAACCTAAAGGGAATTGAATCTAAAAATAGACATATCAGTGCGCTGATTATGGTCCCTACTCGCGAGCTTGCCGTGCAAGTAAGCGACGTGGTTAAAACTTTTTCTAAAGCATTAGATAAGCCGTTGATCACCATGCCTGTTTATGGTGGTGTAAGTATCAATCCGCAAATGATGAAGATGAATACAGTTGATGTACTTGTCGCGACTCCAGGTAGATTGATCGAACTGATAGAGGCAAATGCAGTAGTTCTAAAAGACTGTAAGATTTTGGTGCTGGATGAAGCCGACAAAATGCTCTCCATGGGGTTCAAGGAAGAGATGGATGCCGTTCTCTATCATTTACCGAGAAAGAAGCAAAACCTATTATTCTCGGCAACTTTAAGTCGCGAAGTTAAAAATATTGAAGAAGGGCTATTAAAAGACCCTGTAGTTATAGAAATTGAAGAGGAAAAACAAGACTACTCGCTTATAAAGCAATTGGGCTACCGTGTTACTGAAGAGAAAAAAGGAGTGCTTCTAAGGCATTTGATTGAAGAACACCAAATGCAGCAAGTATTGATTTTCTGCTCTTCTACCTATCAAGTGGAACATGTAAATGACAAGCTCAATAACAATGGTATCAAATCAAAAGCCATTCACGGTAAAAAAGCACAAGGAGTTAGAAACACCAACCTAGCCGACTTCAAAAACAGTGCAGAAACAGGAGTGCGATGTCTCGTTACTACCGATTTGCTTTCTCGTGGTATAGACATTGAATTCCTTCCTTATGTGATCAATTATGAATTGCCTCGATCGCCTAAAGACTACATTCACCGTATAGGTAGAACTGGTCGTGCAGAAAACCCTGGTACAGCCATTTCTTTGGTTACAAAAGAAGAAGCCAACCACATGCGTGTCATTCAGAAAAAGACCAATTTAAAAGTCTGGATGGAAGATTTACCAGAGTGGAATTCGTAA
- the msrB gene encoding peptide-methionine (R)-S-oxide reductase MsrB, which produces MTEKEYKEKLTPEQYQILREKGTERPFTGEYNTHYDKGVYSCAACGNELFKSDQKFDSGCGWPSFDDEVEGAIERKRDATHGMMRTEIMCSNCGSHLGHVFNDGPTATGIRHCVNSLSLDFKKEV; this is translated from the coding sequence ATGACAGAAAAAGAATATAAAGAAAAACTGACTCCAGAACAATATCAGATTCTTAGAGAAAAAGGAACCGAACGACCTTTTACAGGAGAGTACAATACCCATTATGATAAAGGAGTTTACAGTTGTGCAGCATGCGGGAATGAACTTTTTAAATCAGATCAAAAATTTGATTCTGGTTGTGGCTGGCCTTCCTTTGATGATGAAGTAGAAGGAGCAATCGAGCGTAAAAGAGATGCTACTCACGGTATGATGCGCACAGAAATCATGTGTTCCAATTGCGGTAGCCATCTAGGGCATGTTTTTAACGATGGACCTACTGCTACTGGAATCAGGCATTGTGTGAATAGTTTGAGTCTTGATTTTAAGAAAGAGGTTTAG
- the msrB gene encoding peptide-methionine (R)-S-oxide reductase MsrB produces the protein MMIKHIVIAIIALLAVSCGNTPKETALNSSNEEVQQEKKYQISKTDAQWKGLLEPSAYNVLREAGTERPNTSPLNKQYAPGILICGACFAPLYENENKFDSGTGWPSYDRAIEGQVERDVDYKIGYERTELKCNTCGSHLGHEFNDGPKKTTGKRHCINGVAMDFVPKGEELPALRK, from the coding sequence ATGATGATCAAACATATTGTAATCGCCATAATAGCTCTTCTAGCAGTTTCTTGTGGAAACACTCCTAAGGAAACTGCTTTAAACTCTTCCAATGAAGAAGTACAGCAAGAAAAAAAATATCAAATTAGCAAAACAGATGCCCAGTGGAAAGGACTCTTGGAACCTTCTGCATATAATGTATTGAGAGAAGCAGGTACAGAAAGACCTAATACGAGCCCGCTGAATAAACAGTACGCTCCAGGAATTCTAATTTGTGGAGCTTGTTTTGCTCCTCTTTATGAAAATGAGAACAAATTTGACTCGGGTACAGGATGGCCTAGTTATGACAGAGCTATTGAAGGACAAGTAGAACGCGATGTAGATTATAAGATAGGTTATGAACGCACAGAGTTGAAATGTAATACTTGTGGTAGTCATTTAGGTCATGAATTTAATGATGGACCTAAAAAGACGACAGGAAAGCGCCATTGTATAAATGGTGTCGCTATGGACTTTGTTCCTAAAGGAGAAGAGTTGCCAGCATTGAGAAAATAG
- the purE gene encoding 5-(carboxyamino)imidazole ribonucleotide mutase gives MNKKVAIIMGSASDLPVMQEAIDVLKELDIEIQVDVVSAHRTPEKMFEFGKTAHENGIAVIIAGAGGAAHLPGMVASLSPLPVIGVPVKSSNSIDGWDSILSILQMPSGVPVATVALNGAKNAGILAAQIIGATQEDVRSRIISYKLSLKDKVIQAAAEMQKNV, from the coding sequence ATGAATAAAAAAGTAGCTATTATTATGGGTTCTGCAAGCGATCTTCCCGTGATGCAAGAAGCCATAGATGTTTTAAAAGAACTAGATATAGAAATTCAAGTAGATGTTGTTAGTGCTCACCGCACGCCAGAAAAGATGTTTGAATTTGGTAAAACAGCTCATGAAAATGGCATTGCTGTAATTATAGCAGGGGCTGGTGGAGCAGCGCATTTACCTGGAATGGTAGCGAGCTTATCGCCACTACCCGTAATAGGTGTGCCAGTAAAGTCGAGTAACTCCATAGATGGCTGGGATAGTATTCTTTCTATTTTACAAATGCCAAGTGGCGTTCCTGTAGCAACTGTTGCTCTAAATGGAGCAAAAAATGCTGGAATCCTTGCCGCACAAATTATAGGTGCTACACAAGAAGATGTGAGGTCTAGAATCATTTCTTATAAACTAAGTCTTAAGGATAAAGTCATTCAAGCTGCTGCAGAAATGCAAAAGAATGTCTAA
- a CDS encoding M3 family metallopeptidase — protein MSIENNPLLQDFKTFQDTTPFSLIKEAHYEPAFAKAIQLAKKEIDAITKNTSKPTFENTIEALDSSAELLGRISSIFFNLNSAETNDEIQKIAREVSPQLSEFGNDVTLNEALFKRVKAVYENKDSLDLTEEQKTLLDQQYKRFSRNGANLSEDKKKRLREIDNELSQLSLAFGENVLAATNAYEFHLEDDSRLSGLPDSAKEAAAEAAKEKDKDGYLFTLDYPSYIPFMTYVDDRKLREELSSAFGAKAYKDPYDNQENVLKIAQFRFERAHLLGYNTHAHFVLEERMAKTPEIVNSFSQEILEKATPAAQREFEELTAFAISISNQSETSASITRLEKWDAAYYSEKLKQRLFDLDDELLKPYFKLENVINGVFEIASRLYGLSFEETNEIEKYHPDVFTYVVKNEDNTLNSIFYADFFPRKGKRNGAWMTSFKNQWYDEDGHNIRPHVSNVCNFTKPTATKPSLLTFNEVTTLFHEFGHALHGMLADTKYRSLSGTSVFWDFVELPSQVLENWCYEKEALEIFARHYETDEVIPSTYIDKIKAAANFQEGLQTLRQLSFGMMDMSWHGIDPTGITDVKAHERKIFDQTDLYPDAATSCMSTAFAHIFQGGYSAGYYSYKWAEVLDADAFEVFKEKGIFDRTTAKKFRDNVLSRGGTEDPMLLYTRFRGSKPKIDALLKRAGLVA, from the coding sequence ATGAGCATTGAGAATAATCCATTATTACAAGATTTTAAAACCTTTCAGGATACCACACCTTTTTCTTTGATAAAGGAAGCTCATTACGAGCCCGCTTTCGCGAAAGCGATACAACTTGCAAAAAAGGAAATAGATGCGATTACTAAAAATACTTCAAAGCCTACCTTTGAGAATACAATAGAGGCTTTAGACAGCTCTGCAGAATTATTAGGACGCATTTCTAGCATCTTTTTTAACCTCAACAGCGCAGAAACCAACGACGAAATTCAAAAAATTGCTCGTGAGGTAAGTCCGCAATTATCTGAATTTGGTAATGATGTAACTCTTAATGAAGCGCTTTTTAAAAGAGTAAAAGCTGTTTATGAAAATAAAGATTCCTTAGATCTAACAGAGGAACAAAAAACATTATTGGACCAACAATACAAACGTTTTTCACGCAATGGGGCCAATCTTTCTGAAGATAAGAAGAAACGTTTAAGAGAAATTGACAACGAATTATCTCAATTGTCCTTAGCTTTTGGTGAGAATGTTCTTGCAGCAACTAATGCTTACGAATTCCACCTAGAAGATGATTCTAGGCTATCAGGATTACCTGATAGCGCTAAAGAAGCTGCTGCCGAAGCGGCAAAAGAAAAAGATAAAGACGGTTATCTTTTTACGTTAGACTATCCGAGCTACATTCCTTTTATGACTTATGTGGACGACAGGAAATTGCGGGAAGAGCTTTCCAGTGCTTTTGGAGCAAAAGCCTATAAGGACCCATATGATAATCAAGAAAATGTTTTAAAAATCGCGCAATTTCGTTTCGAAAGAGCTCATTTATTAGGTTACAACACTCATGCACATTTTGTCCTTGAAGAACGAATGGCAAAAACACCCGAAATAGTCAATAGCTTTTCTCAAGAGATTCTTGAAAAAGCAACACCTGCTGCACAAAGAGAATTTGAGGAGTTGACTGCTTTTGCTATCTCGATTTCTAACCAATCAGAGACGTCAGCATCCATTACCAGATTAGAGAAATGGGATGCTGCTTATTATTCTGAAAAGTTAAAGCAACGTCTTTTTGACTTGGACGATGAGCTATTAAAACCTTATTTCAAGTTAGAGAATGTGATCAATGGTGTTTTTGAAATCGCCAGTCGTTTGTACGGGCTGAGTTTTGAGGAAACAAACGAAATAGAAAAATACCATCCAGATGTTTTTACCTATGTAGTGAAAAATGAAGACAATACGTTGAACTCTATATTTTATGCCGACTTTTTCCCTCGTAAAGGAAAACGCAATGGTGCTTGGATGACTTCCTTTAAAAACCAGTGGTATGATGAGGATGGTCACAATATAAGACCACATGTTTCTAACGTATGTAATTTCACAAAACCTACAGCTACTAAGCCATCCCTACTTACATTTAACGAGGTAACCACTCTTTTTCATGAGTTTGGCCATGCGCTTCACGGTATGCTAGCAGACACTAAGTACAGAAGTCTGTCTGGAACATCAGTGTTTTGGGATTTTGTGGAACTACCTAGTCAAGTTTTAGAAAACTGGTGTTATGAAAAAGAAGCACTAGAAATTTTTGCGAGACATTACGAGACAGACGAAGTGATACCATCAACATATATTGACAAAATTAAAGCTGCGGCAAACTTTCAAGAAGGTTTACAAACTTTAAGACAACTTTCTTTTGGGATGATGGATATGAGTTGGCACGGAATCGATCCGACAGGAATTACCGATGTAAAAGCTCATGAACGAAAAATATTTGATCAAACAGATTTATACCCAGACGCAGCAACCAGCTGTATGAGTACTGCTTTTGCACACATTTTTCAAGGGGGCTACAGTGCGGGATACTACAGTTATAAATGGGCAGAGGTGCTGGATGCAGATGCCTTTGAAGTATTTAAAGAAAAAGGAATTTTTGATAGAACAACAGCAAAGAAATTTAGAGATAACGTACTCTCTAGAGGGGGAACAGAAGATCCTATGTTGTTGTACACTCGTTTTCGAGGAAGCAAACCTAAGATAGATGCTTTATTAAAAAGAGCTGGATTAGTGGCGTGA
- a CDS encoding sigma-70 family RNA polymerase sigma factor, protein MPEVKLIPEKWVDRYGDYLFNFTISRVNDPIMAQDLVSETFLAGLKSAHRFKGNSTERTWLISILKRKIIDYYRKINSNKGKAEVRMSYLSSSDQEGDWMEEQAADLRNPNVEDMIEQRELGDALEECIACLPERYATIFVQKTIDNLETETICKEHNITASNLWVIIHRARVQLMECLNNKWHKNS, encoded by the coding sequence TTGCCAGAAGTTAAATTAATACCAGAAAAATGGGTGGACCGTTACGGCGATTACCTTTTTAATTTTACCATAAGTAGAGTCAATGACCCTATTATGGCCCAAGACCTCGTGTCTGAAACTTTTCTTGCTGGTTTAAAAAGTGCGCACCGATTTAAAGGGAATTCTACAGAGCGCACTTGGTTAATTTCTATTCTCAAACGTAAAATAATCGATTATTATCGCAAGATTAATTCCAACAAAGGAAAGGCTGAAGTACGCATGAGTTATTTGTCCAGTAGTGATCAAGAAGGTGACTGGATGGAAGAACAGGCAGCAGACTTACGCAATCCTAACGTGGAAGATATGATTGAACAGCGAGAGCTAGGTGATGCTCTTGAAGAATGTATTGCTTGTTTACCAGAGCGATATGCCACTATCTTTGTCCAAAAAACCATTGATAATTTGGAAACCGAAACAATATGTAAGGAACATAATATCACGGCGTCCAATCTTTGGGTAATCATTCACAGGGCTCGAGTACAGCTTATGGAATGTCTCAATAATAAATGGCACAAGAATAGTTAA